Proteins encoded within one genomic window of Tigriopus californicus strain San Diego chromosome 12, Tcal_SD_v2.1, whole genome shotgun sequence:
- the LOC131892176 gene encoding mpv17-like protein 2 — protein MFRQVKVLVEKGFSKHLAWTNTITCGFLLGGGDIIEQRIEKYRKKHTPSPHEFNASRTGRMFLVGLSQGPPHHYWYTFLDKYLPKRDLRTVGIKILADQLIAAPFFALTFFYGIGLLEKNTFSGCWTEFVAKFPYIYAFDWFIWPPTQYVNFVWVPPKYRVLYINFITVIWDVFLSYIKHVEEIEEN, from the exons ATGTTTCGACAAGTCAAAGTTCTGGTAGAAAAGGGCTTTAGTAAGCACTTGGCTTGGACCAACACCATCACATGTGGCTTCCTATTAGGCGGTGGAGACATCATAGAGCAAAGGATCGAAAAATACCGCAAAAAACACACGCCCTCACCACACGAGTTCAATGCATCTAGAACGG GGCGTATGTTTCTCGTGGGTCTGAGTCAGGGCCCGCCTCATCATTATTGGTACACGTTCCTGGACAAGTACTTGCCCAAACGAGATCTTCGCACGGTTGGAATCAAGATCCTGGCCGATCAACTCATCGCAGCGCCTTTCTTTGCCCTCACCTTCTTCTATGGGATCGGATTGCTGGAAAAGAATACCTTCTCCGGCTGTTGGACCGAATTCGTGGCCAAATTTCCCTACATTTATGCC TTTGACTGGTTCATCTGGCCCCCCACCCAATATGTCAACTTTGTCTGGGTTCCCCCCAAATATCGCGTTTTGTACATCAACTTCATCACTGTGATTTGGGACGTGTTTCTCTCTTACATCAAACACGTGGAGGAGATTGAGGAGAACTGA